A window from Cryptomeria japonica chromosome 1, Sugi_1.0, whole genome shotgun sequence encodes these proteins:
- the LOC131071259 gene encoding uncharacterized protein LOC131071259, translating into MNFLFLENQVNCITVCSFEASNGVNSLNRFTFFFQLRQFTVHTQLLCLRESSFLPQEAIFVCRVWKTSLNHIVQKIDLFVEVMASANCSSSSLGKRKQRNDFVNAVSTTDSVGNTTEIPSGLAPIRANSSSCRSETEKKFEEEECCVTPKSEEHKIPTMTMCPPAPCKPKSAPLKRNPAIISRRRAIHVPYDSPDLELLFGSVLTKDHQHQKKKHKKKESSSSMRKDSQN; encoded by the exons atgaattttttgtttttggaaaACCAAGTAAATTGTATAACTGTGTGTTCGTTTGAAGCTTCCAATGGCGTAAATTCTTTGAATAGGTTTACTTTCTTCTTTCAACTAAGGCAATTCACAGTTCACACACAGCTTTTGTGTTTAAGAGAATCAAGTTTTCTCCCTCAGGAAGCCATTTTTGTTTGTAGGGTCTGGAAAACTTCATTGAACCATATT GTGCAGAAAATAGATTTGTTTGTTGAGGTGATGGCTTCTGCAAATTGTTCTTCCTCATCGTTAGGAAAGAGAAAGCAAAGAAACGATTTTGTCAATGCCGTTAGTACAACAGATTCAGTAGGGAATACAACAGAAATCCCCAGTGGCTTGGCGCCCATTAGAGCCAATTCTTCATCTTGCAGATCTGAGACAGAAAAGAAGtttgaagaagaagaatgttgtgtGACACCCAAGTCTGAGGAACACAAGATACCCACCATGACAATGTGCCCTCCTGCACCTTGCAAACCCAAATCAGCTCCTCTAAAGAGAAATCCTGCAATTATATCACGTCGCAGAGCAATTCATGTTCCTTATGATTCTCCTGATTTGGAGTTACTTTTCGGTTCAGTTCTGACCAAAGATCACCAGCATCAGAAGAagaagcacaaaaagaaagaaaGCAGTTCAAGTATGAGAAAAGATAGCCAAAATTAG